The genomic DNA ACGGCCAAAACATCCAAACTCATTGTGTCCCCTTCACCTAGTGCCTTGGGTAATGATACAGAATAAACAGTCAATGCAGGAGGCATTCCTTTTGGATTGGCAACTTCAACAGGGAGACTAACTCCAGAACTTTTCGTTTTGCCTTTTCCTTCATTAGTTGTTGCCATCAGATATACCAAATTTTTTGCCTGAAGCTCCGGGAAGGCCAGCAAAACCTCTGAAACCAAACCAGAACCAGCATTCTCCACCTAAAGCAACAAACTTGGTCAGAGGGTCACAACTATAGGAAAGACAGCAAACTAACATAAATGAATGCAATAAAGTAGACAAAAAAGTCAAAATTCTAGCTTTAAGGTTCAAAACATCGTTAAACCAGAAAGGAAAACGCAGACACAGAGAGAACGCCAGTTAAGCACCTTTAGTGTTGAAGTGATGCGTACAATTTGTGAAGTCAAATCAATCTGCAATAGAAAATCAAGCTTAGGGTTATCAACAAGAATCAGAGACAAGAACAAGAAAGAAGTCAATGCAATGAATAACAGACATTTATCAAAAGTTACAGAACACAGAAATGCACGTCTAAGATCAATTTTGAATCTCAACATACAAGAGAATTCAGACAACAAAAGAAATCAACTAATAGAAGCTGAGAAAAACCCTATTATTTCTCTTCGTTTCTATTCACTACTCAAACCAAATATAACTCTTTAGCTCATTTGGCTTCCATTCATTCTCAGTCCTCAGCAATCAATTAGATCATGAATACGAAAAGAAAGCTATCGAGATCTCCATAAACTGAAAGCATTATAGCTTAAAATGATAAAGGGGCCCAATTTTCGCCGttggcagagagagagagagagagagagagagaaagacgcTTTCTTGTAGCAAATGGAGAGAGATGGAATAGGAGGAAAGAACTTACACGTCGATCGACCTTGGAGAGTATCAGATCTGAAAGTACAGGCGTTGATAGAATCGCAATTGTAAACACAAGCAGATTGAACCTCCACCAAAACCCCATCTTGTTCTGCGTCTCCGTCTACGTCTTCCTCGGCAGTCTTCCCACAAAACTAATGTAGATCGCAGTGCCAGTGTCTCTCTTCAATGGCTGGTAAAGTTGGGTTGGGCCAGCCCATTAGACAAAGCCCATAACTTTATATCAAATTTCTGACCTCGTACCCGAAACGTGGCCTTGCGTTGTTTACTATAGCCGTAGCTCTCCAAGATAACAGAGTGAAGACGCACCGCACTGTATACTGTCTGTAAACACTGCAGCCTCCGGCGACAACCGTGGTCTGCGCTGTAGACAGGCAAGTCAGCTTTAGACTTTGTACCAAACATATGGAGACATCTCTGCGATATGGAGGAGACTCCAAAGCTCTAAGAATCCATGCCAAGGAGAAATTCCCTCTCGATTCTAAAACCCTCTTGCAGGTGACTTCATCTCTCCTTACTGGAATTCTTCTTTTGGATATACTTCTTTATGCCCTTATTTTTTTGTTCTACTTCACCTGCTGATTGACCTAAACATTATTGATTGAATGTTTCATTATTAGGTTTAACTTCTAATTAActttattatttgttaaaattgctTATTCCGTGCAAAGGTTATAAATTTTGCAACAAAAGGCTGATTTATAGCTATCTTCAAGAGCTTCACTTCTTTTTATCGGGAATTCCCTTTTGATTGATTTCCTCCTCTTTTTTTATACTTAAATTGTGGTTAGGTTCATGGAGCCCTAGATACAAGAATTGGGGCGCCAAACTATTTTAGTGCAATGATAAGACGCTTCTACCCAGATGTATGTCTTCCTTATTCTCTCTTTAGATTGTTATTATTCTGTTTGCAACTTCTTAAATCCTACTTAAAGTGTGCTAATATATATTTGTTGACTAATTATAGTTGTCAGTCAGCCTTGGTGTGGGATTGCAGTATGATAAACACGAGGAGCTCACGTACAGAATGCGTGCAAAAAAATCATTTCCTGTTACCGATGATGGTTTTTTAAGCTTCAATATTAAGGGATGGTGCAAGATTGATAAAGAATTTAAAGAGGTTGGTGTTTTCTTTGGTTCCTGGAGAAGCTTCTTGGAAATGTAGTTGGTTAATGAGGATTGTTGCTCCTCCAATCATTTTAGCCCAATGGTGCCAGTGACTCAGTTGTCTACAATTTTAAATCTATTGTATTCTTAATAAATTCAAAATGCTATTGTTGCAACTTTTTGCAagtttctaaaactccaaatatactttttttttcatatatttattATAACAAGGGAAATGAAAATTTGTAATCTAGTATGTTTTTCTAGGTTCCTTATGCAATTTATATCTTCTGGTATGTTGACAGAGGAAGTCAAATGGAGCTGCAGAATTTGCTTGGAGCATACCTAATTTTCAAAAAGACCAAGATGTTAGGTTCAAAGTTGGATATGAACTGGTTGATAAGGTATATTCCTCTTGTCAGTGATGCTTAAAAGTCTAGTAGTGTACTTCTTATACCTACTATATTATAATTCATCATCATCATATTTCCCCATAGCAAAGTGCTTTCAATTTGCACTATACAGTTTGTTTCACGATTCTTCCTGGCCATTTTGTCTTTCACTTTAGATTTTTATTACCTCCCTCTTTCTCTCTATGAAGGAGAAGATGAAAAAGATAATGTTAATCCTACAAGAATATAATGCAGTGTTCCAGTTTAGACATTTTTAGGTGGAAGGTAGACTTCAGCTTAATGTTTATTATGATTTTTGTGACAGTGTATAGTGCAGCCCAATTCTGTGAGAGAGGGAAAGGtagagaaaaaaggaaaaaaagaggaGGAGGAGGGGGAGGGGGGTGGGTGTGGGTGGGGGAGGTGGTGTTTGGTCATAGATGATGAGGACAAAACTTTGCAATTGCCAATTTCAAAAGTTGCTTTTTCCCCTGCTTTCAGAattgaaggtttttttttttttttttttttgataaattgAGTTAAGTTAATTCTGAATTATGATGACTGTTATAATTACAACAAGCAAATGGATGTGAGACTTCTGTCCTGCATGAATTCAATGAGTCGGCAACTTCAGCTGCTTAAATCTTCGTAACACTTTCTTTACTATGGCAGGGGGCATTCTGATTTAGAGTGTTTATGCGTTTAATGATGCACCCTAGTGGAATAGTAGCTTCCATTAGAAAGCAATTTGTTGATTTCGCCATGCATCATGCTAATATCTTCAACTTTCTCATTTGGTGTTGAATTCTCAAGTTAACTTCTTTTGCTCCTGTTTTGTTAATCCTTTTTTCCACCTTTCAGATGCCTTACCTGCAGATTAGGGAAAATAATTGGACCCTCAGTGCTGACATTTATGGTAGATGGAACGTAAGATTTGATTTGTGAGTATGAGTTGGCATATCTTTGGAGGTGAGATGTTCTACTGCACGCTGCTGATTGTGTTTATTTCAATTTAGATAGATGCTTAGAACTGATTAGTAAAATAACAATTGGCCACTATGTCTTGGGTGGTTAATTGGATTTTCATGGGCCACAATGGCAAGGGCCCTTAATTCGCAAACAAC from Hevea brasiliensis isolate MT/VB/25A 57/8 unplaced genomic scaffold, ASM3005281v1 Scaf626, whole genome shotgun sequence includes the following:
- the LOC110654419 gene encoding outer envelope pore protein 21, chloroplastic encodes the protein METSLRYGGDSKALRIHAKEKFPLDSKTLLQVHGALDTRIGAPNYFSAMIRRFYPDLSVSLGVGLQYDKHEELTYRMRAKKSFPVTDDGFLSFNIKGWCKIDKEFKERKSNGAAEFAWSIPNFQKDQDVRFKVGYELVDKMPYLQIRENNWTLSADIYGRWNVRFDL